A part of Streptomyces sp. RKAG293 genomic DNA contains:
- the tcmP gene encoding three-Cys-motif partner protein TcmP: MHISAVALFTSGCGAFSISRRALTSQGAGVEMSAGTGGDYWSEQQLPSVLKHNLLGRYIPQFGGMTGSREGRVVYLDGYAGEGRYESGESGSAEIAMKVASGHLRRHHLRWTCFFVEREPESLARLEKVASIYRTQGVDARVHPGDVDGVLDTVLQTADGLPLFLFLDPTGLCLPFNRLVDAMAQRDQPNRWQPTEFLMNFSMVAVRRLGGNARSDKGLERSSERFDEVCGGRWWREYFPVGQPFTPGADEAVAAEYARRLAERTGMLVQSVPVAKAPHHKPVYHLVFATRRQHGLWVFGDAIARARDAWWEKLEVAEDKEDQGTLFSATSLIRPNPQEITDAAVPAMAGNLAQILARGKPFTLVDQTLDVFGQYYGQVTEPAARAAVKHLHEQGGTPSTGVGRKIRDLVVEPPT; encoded by the coding sequence GTGCATATCAGCGCGGTGGCCCTCTTTACCAGTGGCTGCGGAGCGTTCAGCATCAGTCGCAGGGCGTTGACGAGCCAGGGGGCGGGAGTAGAGATGTCTGCTGGAACGGGTGGGGACTACTGGTCGGAACAACAGCTGCCGAGCGTCCTGAAGCACAACCTGCTGGGTCGGTACATTCCCCAGTTCGGCGGGATGACCGGCTCGCGCGAGGGCCGCGTTGTCTACTTGGACGGCTACGCCGGCGAAGGTCGCTATGAGAGCGGCGAATCCGGCTCTGCGGAAATCGCCATGAAAGTTGCCTCGGGCCACCTGCGGAGGCACCACCTGCGGTGGACCTGCTTCTTCGTTGAGCGGGAGCCGGAATCCCTGGCCCGTCTGGAAAAGGTCGCCAGCATCTACCGGACGCAGGGCGTCGACGCCCGCGTTCACCCCGGCGACGTCGACGGCGTGTTGGACACCGTGCTCCAGACCGCGGACGGGTTGCCCCTGTTCCTGTTCCTCGACCCGACCGGCTTGTGCCTGCCCTTCAACCGTCTCGTCGACGCCATGGCCCAGCGTGATCAGCCCAACCGGTGGCAACCGACCGAGTTCCTGATGAACTTCAGCATGGTCGCCGTCCGACGGCTGGGCGGGAATGCCCGCTCCGACAAGGGGCTGGAGCGTTCCTCAGAGCGATTCGACGAGGTATGCGGGGGTCGCTGGTGGCGGGAGTACTTCCCGGTCGGCCAGCCGTTCACCCCGGGCGCCGATGAGGCGGTAGCGGCCGAGTACGCGCGCCGGCTGGCGGAACGGACCGGCATGCTGGTCCAGTCGGTGCCCGTCGCGAAGGCGCCGCACCACAAACCGGTCTACCACCTGGTGTTCGCCACCCGACGTCAGCACGGGCTGTGGGTCTTCGGCGACGCGATCGCCCGCGCCCGTGACGCATGGTGGGAGAAGCTAGAGGTGGCCGAGGACAAGGAAGACCAGGGCACGCTGTTCTCCGCCACCTCGCTGATCCGCCCGAACCCCCAGGAGATCACCGACGCCGCGGTGCCGGCCATGGCCGGGAACCTGGCACAGATCCTCGCCCGAGGGAAGCCGTTCACCTTGGTGGACCAGACCCTGGACGTCTTCGGCCAGTACTACGGGCAGGTCACCGAGCCAGCCGCCCGCGCCGCCGTGAAACACCTGCACGAGCAGGGCGGAACGCCCAGCACCGGGGTCGGCAGGAAGATCCGGGACCTGGTCGTCGAACCGCCGACGTAG